A single Drosophila gunungcola strain Sukarami chromosome X unlocalized genomic scaffold, Dgunungcola_SK_2 000036F, whole genome shotgun sequence DNA region contains:
- the LOC128260660 gene encoding proteasomal ubiquitin receptor ADRM1 homolog, with product MAEPVVPNLAEYKAGRMIVLGKMVEPDERKGLLYVRRYASDNQVHIHWMDRHSGTVELDIVATPGGLEFRRIEQCKTGRVYVLKYTRSAQRFFFWMQEPKETEDAAFCRRVNELIASGQRNWDECAAAEGDVDTDVERENSRRSGGGEIGKLRVLKEMRQFLVTNLPGSPETCLQTTNQSLTDLQSGDDDAMPLPPLPFQDPDAEIPDLAFILR from the coding sequence ATGGCGGAACCGGTGGTCCCGAATTTGGCCGAATATAAGGCCGGCCGCATGATCGTGCTGGGCAAGATGGTCGAGCCGGATGAGCGCAAGGGTCTGCTCTATGTACGCCGATACGCCAGTGATAATCAGGTGCACATCCACTGGATGGACCGGCACTCCGGGACCGTTGAGTTGGACATTGTGGCCACGCCGGGCGGCCTTGAGTTCCGTCGCATCGAGCAGTGCAAAACGGGGCGGGTATATGTCCTCAAATACACCCGATCGGCGCAGCGGTTTTTTTTCTGGATGCAGGAACCGAAAGAGACTGAAGATGCAGCCTTTTGCCGGCGGGTCAATGAACTCATTGCCAGCGGTCAACGGAATTGGGATGAGTGTGCAGCGGCCGAGGGAGATGTGGATACGGATGTTGAACGTGAAAATTCTCGTCGCAGTGGCGGTGGCGAAATTGGAAAGTTGCGAGTCCTCAAGGAAATGCGCCAATTCCTAGTTACCAATCTGCCCGGATCGCCAGAAACTTGTCTACAAACTACTAACCAAAGTTTGACAGATTTGCAATCGGGTGATGATGATGCAATGCCTCTACCCCCCTTGCCCTTTCAAGATCCCGATGCAGAAATACCAGACTTGGCTTTTATTTTGCGTTAA